The DNA sequence GTGGGGTTTGGGAACACTTTTGTTCAGGTTGTAAAGTTGGTAGAATTAATATTCCTTACGAGCATTATGCCAATTCTAAAGGATTTGGAGATTGGTTAGAACGACACGATCGCTATTCTTCTTGGGATGCCCAAAAAACTGTAGAATTTCTGGAAACAGGCAAAGCATCTGCTCTAGGAACTGAACGAAAACTAAAACTTAGATTATTGGCAGCTAAACTTTGGTTTTTGCGTCCCATTGTCAGATTTATACAAATGTATTTTCTTCGGTTAGGTTTTTTAGAAGGAATAACGGCTCTTATTTTCTGTCTACTCTATGGTATGTATGAATTTATGATAGTACTCAAAATCATAGAACTGAGACGTAAAAAATCTGGATTACCTCTTTGATAATTCCACAATAAATACATGGAAGAAATTACAATAATCACTCAATATTTCTACCCTAGCCATGCTGCTACTGCCCAACTCATGACCGACTTAGCCAAAGGGCTTTCCCAAAAAGGCTATAAAATAAATGTATTCACAGGTACTCAGACAAACAATACTACACCTGAATTATCAAATCAAGTCACAATCTACCGTGCATTTTCTCCCATCACAACCAGCACTAGTATTTTGAGTAAAGTGATTAGCTCAATGTTTTTTCTTTTAGGTGCTTTGAAATATGTAATATTTTCACTACATCATACAACTCCTCTATTAATTGCTTCTAATCCACCATATTCCGGTCTTTTAGGTACTATTTTTAAAATTATTCGCGGTGGAAAATATCATTTTTTACTCCAAGACATATTTCCAGAATCTGCTGTAATGTCTGGCATTATTCAGCAAAATAGCTTTTTAGTTGTTTGTTTTAGTAAATTAATTTATTTAAGTTATAAATATGCTGATAACATTATAGTCCTCAGCACTTCCATGCAGTATTTTTTGGAAAATAAATATCCTGAGTTAAAACCAAAAATTAAAGTAATTGAGAATTGGGCAGTGGAAGATATTATTGGTTGTGATAAACAAGCAAATGATTTTGCTCAACAGTATAATCTTGATAAGGTTTTCACAGTTTTATACTCAGGCAATTTGGGTAGACTGCATGATATACATACCATTGCTGAAGCGGCTAATATACTGAAAAATGCTCCTATTCAGTTTGTCTTTATTGGTGATGGGGCTAAAACACAAGTTTTAAAGCAAGCAATTCAATCTCATAAACTAAAAAACATACTCTTATTACCTTACCAACCCAGAGAAATACTCCATCTCTCTCTTACCGCTTGTGACCTTTCACTGGTCAGCCTAATAGCAGGGGCAGAATCAATAGTGGCTCCTTCTAAACTCTACGGTATGTTAGCAGCAGGAAGGGGAATTATTGCTATTTCCTCAGCAAACTCATATATTGACCAATTATTAACAAATTCCGATTGTGGTATTAATACCCCTCCTAATAACCCTCAACACCTTGCCGATTTAATCAATGAATTAGCTAGTGATAGCACAAGAGTTAAGTTGATGGGAGATAAAGCACGTCAAATCTACAAAAGCAAATATACTTTCAACCGGGCGCTCGCTGAATACCAAAAGATACTAAACGATCCCCATCGACACGCTTCCCACAAGACATAGAGAATGATGTTGACTACCTCCCAAATATTCACTTTCCAATGCACGATACATAGGCATTTTATTTCTTGGATCTCTCTTTAGCAAAAGCCGTTTGGCGCTGTTCGTCAGATATGGAGTTTAGACTAAAGGGAAAATATTTTGCTTCTATCCAGATTCTAAAACATCACTATTGTTAATACGGTCTTACTTGTTGTAAATATTTATATTGTACTGAAGCTAGTTTTTAGCGATCGCACCTTTTTTGCCCAACCTCACAAAATCGCGTTGCTCCCTTTGGGAGTTGATTTGGAATAATACTCGTCCTAAATATCAACTGGGACGAGTTTTATTTTTCCAAACCGCATAGCCTTCTCTAAATAGCTTTGTCTGGAGATAACGTACAAGTGTCTATTGGCGCTTTCAAACTACAGATGCACGGAGAAAAATGGAGCGCTTATATCCGACTGTTTGACCCAGCAAAGTAGCCTTGGCAGACTACTAGGGAATCTAATTTCAGATTGATAGGTTAATGAGGATCTACAGCAGGTTTGTGATCGACTAAACGAACTTGGTTTTGCTTGACTACTATCGTGATTAATGGTAGAGAACGTTTTGCTGGGCCATGAACGACTCGACCCTGAGAATCGTATTGAGATCCATGACAAGGACAAATAAAGTGATTCTTCTCAAGATCCCACTCAACTGTACATCCTAAATGGGTACAAGTTGGATTGATAGCGTACTCAGCAATCTTTGGCCCGTCTTGAATGATCAGATAATCAACGCTATTGTTTGGCAAGCCTTTTACAAGAATCGGAATTCCAGGCTTTGCGGTTGTCAATAGTGCATTAGTTTCAATTTTTTTGCCGTCTTTGTCCAGTGCCTCAGATCCGGGAAGATAATTTTCACAGCGCGAATTTTTTGGATACAGCGAGCAAAGGGTTTCTAAGCCGATCTCACGACTTTGGCTGACTTTGGGAAATAGGTATCCGATCGCTACTGATGCGACTGTACCACCTAGCGTGTAAGTTAAAAAATCCCGGCGCGTTTTTATCCTAGCTGGAATTTTGCCATTAGTAGAATAATTTTCTTTCATGACCCGATTTACCAAGAAAGGTCTACTAATATACTAAGGTGCGAATCGCAATGACGAATGCGATTCCAGATCGATTAATTGAGTAATCACCCAAAAATAGAGTTGAAGAAGGCAGAAGGCAGGAGGCAGAGGGCAGTCCCATAGTTGGATTAATCAAGAGATTCAAATTATCCCTACAGATAAGCGCAAACTTGTAACAACCCATGATGCATTCCAATATTATCATTCTAAAAGGGGTTTAAAACCCCATCCCCAATGACAAAGCTTGTAATGCGATTGGGGTCTAAATATTGCTCAGAAAGGCTTTGCACCGTTTCAAACATTAGGTGCTTTTGTTCTAGCAGTCCTTTTGGGATTATTACTACAAGCTACTTATTACATCACCAGAGTCCAACTCGGTTCTTGGGTAAAGCCTCTCAACTTTCTTGCTGGTGGAACTGATGCCTTATTAACAGCTTTTTCCACTGCTTCCTCAACTGTAGCAATGCCCATCACCTTTGAGGTTTTACAAACTAAAATTGGCTTAAGAGAATTTTCTGCATCTTTAGGCGCTTTAGTTGGCACAAATTTCAATAATGATGGTACAGCCCTTTACGAAGCCATGTCTGCGCTGTTTATCTCCCAAGTCTTAGGATTACATTTGAATTTAGGACAGCAATTAGTTGTGATTCTAACTTCGATTTTTGCATCAGTTGGCGCTGCTGGAATTCCAGAGGCGGGGTTAGTAACAATGACACTGGTATTCAATTCCGTTGGCTTACCCAAGGAGTACATTGCTTTACTGCTGACTGTTGACTGGTTTTTAGATCGCTGCCGGACGGCAATCAATGTCATGGGTGATATGACTGTTAGTGCTTTGCTAGATGGTAAAAAGCCTCAGACTCTGGAGTCAGTTTAACTACTAAATTGATCTCTTACCTCAACTTGCTCTTCTGGTTTTTATACTATGGAATTACCTGTTTTATCAATACAAGTGTACTACAACTGGTGGCGAAAGACAAGCGATCGCTCTTAGAGCGGGGGGTACGCCATCGCACCCCCATTAGGGAATGGCACGCTTGTTAAGTACAAACCCTTGATATAACTGGATGAGAGGGTGTGGGGTTGCAGGTATTGGGGAATCAAGAAAATGTTGA is a window from the Nostoc sp. KVJ3 genome containing:
- a CDS encoding Rieske 2Fe-2S domain-containing protein; this encodes MKENYSTNGKIPARIKTRRDFLTYTLGGTVASVAIGYLFPKVSQSREIGLETLCSLYPKNSRCENYLPGSEALDKDGKKIETNALLTTAKPGIPILVKGLPNNSVDYLIIQDGPKIAEYAINPTCTHLGCTVEWDLEKNHFICPCHGSQYDSQGRVVHGPAKRSLPLITIVVKQNQVRLVDHKPAVDPH
- a CDS encoding glycosyltransferase family 4 protein, giving the protein MEEITIITQYFYPSHAATAQLMTDLAKGLSQKGYKINVFTGTQTNNTTPELSNQVTIYRAFSPITTSTSILSKVISSMFFLLGALKYVIFSLHHTTPLLIASNPPYSGLLGTIFKIIRGGKYHFLLQDIFPESAVMSGIIQQNSFLVVCFSKLIYLSYKYADNIIVLSTSMQYFLENKYPELKPKIKVIENWAVEDIIGCDKQANDFAQQYNLDKVFTVLYSGNLGRLHDIHTIAEAANILKNAPIQFVFIGDGAKTQVLKQAIQSHKLKNILLLPYQPREILHLSLTACDLSLVSLIAGAESIVAPSKLYGMLAAGRGIIAISSANSYIDQLLTNSDCGINTPPNNPQHLADLINELASDSTRVKLMGDKARQIYKSKYTFNRALAEYQKILNDPHRHASHKT